Genomic window (Ictalurus punctatus breed USDA103 chromosome 16, Coco_2.0, whole genome shotgun sequence):
TGCACACTCTGCTAAACATACACCccagatgataaaatattactTACAGGCTAATGACTTAATGGTGTTCAGAAGCGTTTAGCGCTCAGGCCTAGAGCTCTGGTCACCATCCTGCGTGCTACAGCTGTATTGGTGCGCGGCCGCTCCTTTACCGGCTGCAGGAACTCTGTGCATtacagcatcacacacacacacacacacacacacacacagtcaaaagtttgtggacactcgactgaaatgtttctcatgatcttaaaaagcttttgatctgaacgtgtgtgattaaatgtgtgaaatcgttgtcgtagacaaaaatataatcgtgccgacgtattcatttctttcattagaaaaccaacattttatttacagaaaatctttttttttagtttttttttttttttttataaaaagagacgactcggagcgaaatatttccgaaaagcagccgataagtgtccagcgtccAGTGTCCAAcccctttaatactgtttaaaaagcatctcggggaaattcttcaagaaatcggttgagaaaatgccaagaatacatttctggaaattctcgcCAAAAAGgaggtctactttgaagatgctaaaatactaaattattttgatttaattgggatttttttcttatcacaacataattcccataggtccatttgtgttactccagagttttgatgattctaaaatgtggaaataaataaataaaaataaagaacgaGTGCGCCTACACTTTTGACGggtagtgtatatacacacaccgatcagccagaacattaaaaccactgaaaggTTACGTgaataacattacattacattacataacatTAATAAGGTTACCTCATTACAATAACACCTGTCAGGGGGTGGGAAATATTATATTCTTACAGATATCATAACCAGGGTAATGAGGCATCTAAGGTGTAAACAGTGTCGTGATGCTGTTAGGCTGTCATTTCTAGTACGTGTGTTGTGGTTCTGGGAACTGCTCAGGTCAACCGTAGTGTTCCCTGGATGTGTATTAAACATTtgcatttgtgtgtctgtgtgtatatatatatatatatatatatatatatatatatatatatatatatatatatatatatatatatatatatatatatatatatatatatatatgagagaacCACAGCCTGATATGTCTGCCCACTAACATCGAGTTATCTACTCGGTGTTACTGACATCACTCGCTGctacagtactgtactgtatgcaaTACAAGCACATCACTAGTTAGCTAATTAACTGCTAAAACTAACTAAAAGGGAAACTAACCGGCATCTTTCTCAAGCTTGAGTGAGATTGTAGTCGGTATTTGCATCATCACAGTTTCAACATATTATTTACCAAGAGCCAAACCTGTCAAAATACTACTTTACCGTTTACCACTGCTATAACAGTTCAATTGTTTATTAGCTAAACGTCTCCAGGTACTATGTTGGTATCCTGTAATAATTAGCAGATTTTAGTATATTAGCCTATGACTGGATGAAACTGCTAAGCCTTTTTTCTTGACACAATATGAGCTCAGATATAGATGTGCATTCTTGTCTTTCCAACGTTGATCAACACTACATAAGAGCGGAGAATGGTAAAAATGAATTGTAATGAGTGAAGTGAGGCACTACATTTTTACCTGCACGTCTTGCTGCTTTGCCTTTGGCCTTTTTACTGGCTTTGGACAGAGTCCTTGTCTTCAGCAGTGGGTGTCTGACGGACAGAGCCTGCTGTgctacacacacaatcaaacagCTGATAACCGACAAGAGAGGTTGTTGAAGTTGCAGAGAAGACACAGCACATCTAGGACTGAAATCTTCTGTAGTGCAAGCAAAGCTCTTGCaactattacatttacaaacattATATAGGGATGTAACTGATAACCGATACCTGCTGATACACTGGAAAAGATGCCAAGAGCGTGAGTGTTATCCACCCATTTAATCTTCATCCCTCCTTCACTGTAAAACACAAAGCCGGACTGATCAGTGTCCATTCATGGTCAGAGTGTCGGTTTAAGGCGGCTGGGCTTGGCGTTACCTGTACTCTGAGAAAGCATCCAGCAGGTCATCGGTTTTGAACATCGATGGGAAGTCGTAGATCTCAATGACGTGGGCAAACTCATCGTGTTCGATCCAGACGTCGTCGAAGCTGGAGTAATCGTTCCGAGCGTTTTCTATCGCTGATGCTTCTTCCTTCAAATGGGCCATGAtcttaataagacaaaacacaAATAGAGGATGCTGACAATGACACAATGGaggtgggggacatcctggacagagtgccaacccatcgcagggcacaatcacgcacacactcacacccatttGCACACTAAGGACAATTCAGAGAAGCCAATCAGCCTGACTAGTGGTTTGATTGCTAGCAACATGGCCTTCTGTTTCACCACTGTTATATTATGGTGAAAAAACCCCAACCATATCATCTACTCAGTTCAAGCTTTATTTACGTTTGGAGGATGGCCACGTGGCTATTTAGATTCACAAAAACGTGAAGCTAGTTATTGCTTAGCCGTGCTAGTATTTCATAGGAATGGGGGAGGGGGTTGAGTCTTAAACACATCGTAATTTTAACCTTTAAATATCACGAGTACAAACGTTTCTGTTTGGGGTGGGGGCCCTTCAGGGTGAGTTATGTTGAGTTTTGCTGAAGTTTTTCCAATAATGGCCTCCATGCTGATGTCAAATCTAATCATGTGATTCCTGTAAACAatgtgatgtcatttcctgAAATCGCAAGATGAGCTGTCACTCAGAGGGAGGGGACTGAAGATGAGACTCTCAGCCTGACACTGTTGCGCTCTTCTCATGGTCATGGCCATAAACAGGAAGAGCGTGAATTTGTCTCTGTACCTCGTGGTGGTAGTCGTCCGTCTCCTCTGCGTTCTGACAGGACGTATTCGTTTGTGAGGCATCTTCGCTGCTCGTTTCCTCCTCCAGAGTCATCGCCATGAAATAGGACATAGTCTGATGGCAGTCCACAGGCTCCACCCCTGCAGCGTGCACCGTTGCGTCCTGCTCGCCCACCGATTCATCGGCGCTGTCGGTTCCAGGCTCGTGATTGGCTGGTGGAGGGTCGGTGTTGTCAGAACCGGACTCCTTGGAGACGCTGAGGCTGAGAGAGCAGCTGGAGGAGCCGAGACTCGTCTCGCACTCGGACCGTCTCAGAGCGCGGGGAACATAAATGGCTTTATCCGGTCGTCTGCTTCCCTTGCCGAGAGCCGAGCGCgattttctccctctccctctgctgCTCACACACGGCTGTTCATACACACTTCCGTCTGTGTCACTGCTGCACTCCTCCACCGGCAACCTGGcatacagatagacagacaacagatggatgaataaacagacagacagacaataaTACAGAGATACCGGTATAAGATatatcatataaaagattttttaacaGTTTAAACTACTAAAAAGTGGTGGGGACAACCTAAGGACATTTACACAGGCATGTCTATTCACACATACCATCTTGGACAACACAATGCTCATGCCTTATTATACTGACAAACTGATAGGAAATGAGCAATCAAAGAAAGTGTAAGTCAGTGGCTGGGATTATGCGACAGTCACtgtggaaggttgtgagtttaaaccCCAACAGTGCCGAAGTTATTCCAGCTGTACCTGAGCTCGGAGTAGCAGACGGCCACTCTGCGTCTGCACGCCTCGCCCACAGAGAAAGTGCTCAGTTCTGGGAACTTCTCCGCCGTCTTGTGGATCAGAAACCGCAGTCGACTCGGCAAGGGTGGGAAGCGTAGGACgcttaaagtgtgtgtgtgtgtgggggtgggagTAAGAGCACAAAACAGAcaactatattaaaaatgttcttTGTACATTCTATGACTGAGTTCTGATCTCTTTTAACAGAAGAGTGTTAACGGCATGCTGAAGGTAAAAAGTGTGCATTGGGACTGGGATTGCATCCGTAATGAGGGATTAGTTTCACCTGGACAGGAGAGGGTGGACAAAAAGAAAGGCAGAGTTCATTAACATGCGAGAATACAGGAAAGTCTGAaaatattgaagaaaaaaacacttctgcGAGTGAGTAGAATTGGGATTGAACAGTCCCAACGTGCACACCTCTGAAAGATATTTCAATAGCTATTAAATTAcaaattgtgtgtttattctacaGTTAGTAAGGATAatacaattaataataaataaataaataaataaataatttaaaaaatacactagCTTTCAACATGTTGCACCACTGGACGTAATCGTATATATTTATCTGTGTACCGGATACTAAGTCAGTTTTACACACATTCCTGTAATATCTGGTAAATGACGCGGTGTTAACAGTGGCACGTCCGGATTTTTACACGTGGATGCAGAAGCGCACTAACAAGTAACAGCAATTAAacatacagtgccttgcaaaagtaCTCAACCCCCTTAAAATGACCAGATTACCAATGACACTTACATTCAgcacgtttacatggacaacaatccgatattaacctgattaagacgatactctgattaagaatctGGCATGTAAACCGGGATTTTTTAtcaccttaatccgattaaaggtCATactcaaaagtaaacacaaatggaattaagacatgtggagtattcctgttttagtcgcattattgaagttcgttacagacacgtacacaccttaatcatagtattaacgttgtgtgagagttttcaccgcattgtgagACAGAACCACCAtgggtgcttctcatttcttatttgtgcatcctcatttcctttccttgcatCTTAGCTCCACCCCTAAGGATGTGAGAGAAGGATGCAAGGAGATGCAAGGGCATGTGAGATTTCAGGAGAGGCGAACTGAAGCACGTGGAATGGAACATCCATGCTCTCTCAAGTTACTTCAAATCGACGTTAATTAATAACCGTGCTCAGCTCGATTACCTCACTGCGCTTCAGGGATCTGCCGTTATGTCTATTTTTTTGATGTGCTGTTATGTTGTTGGAGCTTGCTTAATAGCAACATTCTAGGGCGTCAAATGCAAATGCATTTTGGGTGATCCATCCATTCTCCCTTCAATTTTGACCAAAAACACAGTTTCTGAAGATGAACAGCATCCCCagaacatgatgctgccaccaccatatttcattGTAGGGATGGGGTTATTTGAGATATGGTCCATGTTCGGTTTGTACCACACGTAGCACTTTGAATCTTGCCCAAACAAAGTATCTTGATCTTGGTCTAAATCACATCAACATTTAGACcgtgatctttttatttttccccattaCAGGTTAACAGTAACGCCTTCGTAACTGCTTAATAGTTTCCAATACTAGAAAGATTTAAAATACCTACAATAATGATTTAGATCAACATGAGCTAGAAACGATCAATTAAATATGCACCAGGCGTGACGTAGTAATGGAAAGCTTGTACACTGGCATCATTTTGCCTTTCTGCTACCTTTTCTGATCATCTCTCTGCTGGAAGGCATCCAGCTCTTCAAGGACTTTATGTACAAATTCACTCTCTTGCTTGGGCAGGTAGGAGCCATCGAAGCAGGGAAACGCCAGCGTGCCAAAGTAGAGGAGCTGTCGAAACAGAcagaatacattaaaaaaaaaaaaacaccaaataaatccaaacattaGTGTTATGCGACAGTGAAGAGACTCGCTGTACGTTACACGCAccaattcgattcaattcaacTTACTATAAGTTTAGCAACGGGCACAAATCAGcttgatgaagatgaagaccagaggttttttttgttacaaaacCACGTAGGTTTGCGAAGGAAGCAAAGTCTGGAATTACAAACGACTCggttcagctgttcagaatcggttccttcttttgggagtcaataactccgtttgtcgtgcgctttgtaTAGAATGTAATTGTATGCTgtagtttcccttcactggaactaagaggcccaaacatgtccCAGGATGATggtgtccctgtgcacaaagcgagctccatgaagacatgaaggTTTGCCacggttggagtggaagaactaaACCTCAACCCCATTATCCTATATAACTGTGTACTTCTAACTTTgtgggaagaaccacatatgggtgtgatggtcaggtgtccacatacttttggttaTACAGTGTACACATATCCAAGTAGACCACAATAACAGAACTCACACTACAGTCATTTGGGCTAGTAGCTTTCATTTGTTTCAGCTGTACCTTCCACCCAGTGTCAAaactttattaatgaattattcCTGCCTTGTTTAATGACCCCTTAACCATATATCTAACTAAATTAGCTGGCTAATACGCACAACCAATCAATAATTCTCCCCATTGTTCGCTAATTTAAAGGcaatttttaattcattaacatgaacTATTATCTACACGATACAAACGATGACACAGGAGATGAGGGACATCTAAAATCTTCTATGCACCctacaacgtatctaactagctagctagctagctgacatTGTTTTGCTATTTTCACACCCGTATTCCGTTAAATCCCGCCTGCTGCGCTCGGGTTGGCTACACGTAAAGCAGTTGTGTAATCAGAATTCTAGTAACCAAAGCGAGCGCGGAGGAAAGTTTGTTGCTGGCCAATCAGGTTGTACGAGCCGGAATACAGGTGGGAAGAAGAGTTAGTCATAGCGTAAGAAACTAGTTTTTGGGTTCCACCCACCCATCCCATCATGTCTTCACCcgtaattaattaatatttgctCTTACCTTAGATGAGAAGTTAAAGAAAGAGCGgcatttaaaaaatctgataaaagagattttttcatttaaaaaaacggCACTCCGAACCCGTTGAAATTCAAACGGCTTAATGCCGCTAGTTAAAAATAACGCTGGTTCAGGGCGCGTGAAGGATTATCGCGGCCTCTAGCGAAGAAACGTGGAACTGCAGGCACAATAATGCGGCATATACATcgattagccataacattaaaaccactgacaggtgacgtgaataacattgattatctcatgacagtggcacctgtgaagaggtgggatatattaaaCAGCAAGGGAAGTGTCAGTTCTCGATGTTGATGtgtggaagcaggaaaaatgggcaagcgtaagaatCTGAGCAACTTTAACAAGGGTCAAATTGTGAGGGCTAGACgaccgggtcagagcatctccaaaacaccAGGTCTTAATATGTTAGTACCTACctaaagtggtccaaggaaagacaacctgtgaaccggtgacagggtcatgggtgcccaaggctcgttgatgtgtgtggggagggaaggctagcccgtctggtccgatattacagaagagttactgtagcacaaactgctgaaaacattaatgctggctgtgatagaaaggtgtcagatcACACAGTGCATTGTAGTTTGCTGTGTATAGGGCTGtatagctgcagaccggtcagagtgcacatgctgacccctgtccaccaccaaaatctcctacaatgggcatgtgagcatcataACTAGACCACGGAGCAATGGAGGAAGGTGGCCTGATCTGaagaatcacgttttctttagcatcatgtggacggccgggtgcgTGTACCTGGGGAAGGGagggcaccaggatgcactatgggaagaaggcgagtcGGCGGAGGCagagtgatgctctgggtaatgttctgctgggaaaccttgggtcctggcattcatgtggaagttactttgacacataccagctacctaaacattgtgcagaccaagtacaccccttcatggcaacagtattccctaatagcagtggcctctttcagcaggataatacaCCCTGCTACACTGTGAACAATGTTCAGGAAtgatttgaggaacatgactaAGATTTCAAAGTGTTCCAAAttctccagatctcaatctgatcaagcGTCTGTGGGACGTGCTGGACACACAAGTCccatccatggaggccccacctcgcaacttacaggacttgcTTACAGGATCTGCTTCTAACATCTTTTCTTGCATGTTAGATacccacagcacaccttcagaggtcttgtagagtccatgACTCGAcaagtcagagctgttttggtggcacaagggggacctacgcAATATTACccaggtggttttaatatttCGGCTGATCTGTGTctttatgtagttttaataattaataaaaaaaatgtgtagagttaacaaaaataaaatacaacatacaGAAACAAGGAAGTATGATCTATACAGTTTCTCtacaaaatgtaattaaacGTACGGTGTTTCTCGTTAAACCACTGACACAACACAGTCTACATATTATCAAAGTCAAAAAGTCTTTTATAGACAAGTAGAATAAAAGTCCACaatttttgtttgctttaagattattttcaaatgaatgatcttaacacacacacacacacacacacaccccaccaaCATAAATGCAGTCTGTATAAGCAAGCTTTggctttttccattttttaaaattattttaaatgaatgtgcaACACAGTAAGTTGAATTtacattaactttattaccatacacattttaaataaaggtgTGAAGAGAGCCTTCAAGAAAAGACAACAGTTTATTATGGTACAACAAAGATACAAATGGCAGCTGTGCTCATGAATCCAATACAACATGGCGTCTTGTTTTGCCTTAAGGGATTTACGGCGTCGGTATCGATACGAAGAGGCCACAGATTCGATCAAACCATCGTTTAAGAACACATCTTTCTGTCGACTGGAGTAAAACCTGGCTTTAAGTTTGCACACACGTTAACGAGTGCATCTGCATCCACACGATTCAAGCTAAAGTCTTTAATAATAGTGTGCAGGACCGGGGTTAGTCTGTGTATGTTAGTGTTTGATCAAAGCGAAATCACTGTATATGGATCGGATGGAatagacatcatcatcatcatcatcatcatcagtgctaatgcaattaaaatgtacattataTCTACATATTAAGTATGTGCCAATAGTTAGTTATGCTATATTTGACACACGTGGACTAAATATGTGGGGATAAATTCTGTCCTACTCATAAGGCAGTATAAGGACAGTCATCTTTAAAGTGTCCGTATCGTTGACATATCTTGAGTAAAGGCgatagatatatttatatataaattaatttttaaaaaacaggactggaaaaaaaaaaaccccaaacatccTGATTTTGCAAAGTAAAAGGCGTCCTGTGGTCAAAAAGATCAACGCAGTCGGCCAATCACAAACAAGATGTGAGATCGCTTGTACTTGTGATGCATTAAAAGAATTATTTTAATCACACAATATAACATATGCTGAAGAGTTAACGTTAAAGTTAGATAAGACTGGTTAGCTGGAGAAAAGGTAGCCGTCTTTGGCTAGTGAGGTTCACCGTTACGTCGTGTGATTAGACCAGTAAGTCGTCAAACAGAAACGTTCATGCTGAAGATCAGACTCGCAATTGGCTGATCGAACGCAAGCTCCGCCCTTGATGAAGCACGGACGTCTGTCACTCTGCATAATCGGTGTATTAACGTAGGATTGTAAATGTAATCGTGATATCGTCGTATTGTAAACTGGGGTAAACTGATCATAATATGAAGACGTGTCGGATTACCGATACGCCAGTTTTTAAAGGTTGGCATTGATGATTCGTTTTTACTGAAGGGACGCCGTCTCGCTGAACACTGCAGCCGTGTGGCGAATCAACACTGTACACGGTACCTGCCCCTTGCTtaacacacatatatgtacaaaaaaaacaaacaggatgtgtgtgtgtgtattttacacacacaaaaaaaaaagcaacaggaACAAGAAACCATTTTAAAAGGAGCACTAGAGAAAACATGttgcttttaaaataattccCATTAAGTAGTTAAGACAGTACATACAAAAACTTATAAATGAAGTAAGCTCAGCTTTGTAAAGGAAGGGCTCGCCAGGTTTCGCTCTCCTGCGAGGAATGGAGGAAGGAAAACCGAATAAAATGAAGGAGTAGGATGTAGCGTCTGCGTACAGAGACGGAGCGATGACGAGCATGACGAGAACGCCGGCAGGACAGCACTTCACATGGCCAGTATTCACTGCTGAAGGGAGACAGAAATACACACCATCTATATTAATAGTAGCAGCAGTCGAATGTCTGGACACATTCTGACTGAATGTG
Coding sequences:
- the r3hcc1 gene encoding R3H and coiled-coil domain-containing protein 1 — translated: SFTRPEPALFLTSGIKPFEFQRVRSAVFLNEKISFIRFFKCRSFFNFSSKLLYFGTLAFPCFDGSYLPKQESEFVHKVLEELDAFQQRDDQKSVLRFPPLPSRLRFLIHKTAEKFPELSTFSVGEACRRRVAVCYSELRLPVEECSSDTDGSVYEQPCVSSRGRGRKSRSALGKGSRRPDKAIYVPRALRRSECETSLGSSSCSLSLSVSKESGSDNTDPPPANHEPGTDSADESVGEQDATVHAAGVEPVDCHQTMSYFMAMTLEEETSSEDASQTNTSCQNAEETDDYHHEIMAHLKEEASAIENARNDYSSFDDVWIEHDEFAHVIEIYDFPSMFKTDDLLDAFSEYSEGGMKIKWVDNTHALGIFSSVSAAQQALSVRHPLLKTRTLSKASKKAKGKAARRAEFLQPVKERPRTNTAVARRMVTRALGLSAKRF